One genomic window of Arachis hypogaea cultivar Tifrunner chromosome 8, arahy.Tifrunner.gnm2.J5K5, whole genome shotgun sequence includes the following:
- the LOC140174666 gene encoding secreted RxLR effector protein 78-like, giving the protein MNKAYDRLEWDFFEKVLMKLDFAEKWVELVIKCVRSAHYRVKGNGELSKRIKPQRGLRQGDPLSPYLFILAAEMFTILMQEAQEKGYITGLKIAPTAPVLTHLLFADDCIIFVRAKEDEIFQIITVLNEYTKASRQRISLGIGKGGIEK; this is encoded by the coding sequence ATGAACAAGGCATATGATAGGTTAGAGTGGGATTTTTTCGAGAAGGTGCTTATGAAACTCGATTTTGCCGAAAAATGGGTTGAATTGGTTATAAAGTGTGTTAGAAGTGCACACTATAGGGTAAAGGGCAATGGTGAGCTGTCTAAGAGGATCAAGCCACAGAGAGGCCTTCGACAAGGGGACCCCTTATCTCCCTACCTTTTCATTTTAGCAGCTGAGATGTTCACGATTCTAATGCAGGAGGCTCAGGAGAAAGGCTATATAACCGGTCTAAAGATAGCTCCAACAGCTCCGGTACTTACTCACTTGTTGTTCGCAGACGATTGCATTATATTCGTGAGAGCAAAGGAGGATGAGATATTTCAGATCATCACCGTTCTTAATGAATACACAAAGGCATCCAGACAAAGGATCTCATTAGGAATAGGGAAGGGTGGAATAGAGAAATAA
- the LOC112706207 gene encoding RING-H2 finger protein ATL11-like, which translates to MSTTHTQTRHHGLLAAMLLLLHLLLPPPHTAAQAVNSLPPPPPDAISKVKFDKSMAVVLVILVIVFFALGFLSVYTRQCAERRMRARFDLTFPLAGSHRRQRGLDREIIETFPTFVYSAVKTQKIGRATLECAVCLNEFNDDETLRLIPKCSHVFHPDCIDAWLANHSTCPVCRANLFPSDNNNNDNGTFVAVQIPDPESNGSHRSEIAQINNGNDNGGGGTATVTESPKMDSSVNQRRTPLRSWSTGFRIGNLFPRSHSTGHSLVQPGESLERFTLRLPEEVRNRLLMSSTPCQTTSNGGAAFSRESSVRRGFRTRSVGPRRGYLQYERFGGVERRGFNWTPAFFSRASSTRSPGNGSTAEEKKEVAVEIGERSSDRLFAGGES; encoded by the coding sequence ATGTCAACCACCCATACCCAAACACGCCACCATGGCCTTCTCGCCGCGATGCTGCTCCTCCTCCACCTGCTCCTTCCGCCGCCTCATACCGCCGCGCAGGCCGTTAACTCGCTGCCGCCTCCGCCGCCAGATGCCATCTCCAAGGTGAAGTTCGACAAGTCCATGGCCGTCGTCCTGGTCATCCTCGTCATCGTGTTCTTCGCCCTCGGCTTCCTCTCCGTGTACACGCGCCAGTGCGCGGAGCGTAGGATGAGAGCGAGGTTCGACCTCACGTTCCCCCTCGCCGGAAGCCACCGCCGGCAGCGTGGTTTGGACCGGGAGATCATCGAGACGTTCCCGACGTTTGTTTACTCCGCCGTGAAGACACAGAAGATAGGTCGTGCCACGCTAGAATGCGCCGTGTGCCTCAACGAGTTCAACGACGACGAAACGCTGCGTTTAATTCCAAAGTGCAGCCACGTGTTCCACCCTGATTGCATTGACGCATGGCTCGCTAACCACTCTACCTGCCCCGTTTGCCGCGCCAACCTCTTCCCCTCCGACAACAACAATAACGATAACGGCACCTTCGTTGCCGTTCAGATCCCTGATCCTGAGTCCAACGGTTCACATAGATCCGAAATTGCACAGATTAATAACGGTAACGATAACGGCGGAGGAGGAACGGCAACGGTAACGGAGTCTCCGAAGATGGATAGTTCAGTTAATCAGAGGCGTACGCCGTTACGGTCATGGTCAACGGGGTTtaggattgggaatttgtttccAAGGTCGCACTCGACGGGTCACTCGCTGGTCCAACCGGGGGAAAGCTTGGAGCGGTTTACGCTGAGGCTGCCGGAGGAGGTGCGAAACCGGCTGCTTATGAGTTCGACGCCATGTCAGACGACAAGCAACGGCGGCGCGGCGTTCTCTCGAGAGAGCAGCGTGAGGAGAGGGTTTAGAACCCGGAGTGTGGGTCCCAGGAGGGGCTACTTGCAGTATGAACGGTTTGGCGGGGTGGAGCGGCGAGGGTTCAATTGGACGCCGGCGTTTTTTAGTAGGGCCAGTTCTACCCGGTCTCCGGGGAACGGTTCGACGGCGGAGGAGAAGAAGGAGGTGGCGGTGGAAATTGGTGAACGGTCTTCGGATCGGTTATTTGCAGGTGGTGAGAGTTAG